A portion of the Cryptomeria japonica chromosome 5, Sugi_1.0, whole genome shotgun sequence genome contains these proteins:
- the LOC131055081 gene encoding uncharacterized protein LOC131055081: protein MDDPSFEWGKLARLIGLSVALIVLITLSFLDARKAYKKREHWVPGKALVLSALTIQLITLFNGQSTSLRDSDFSSYEGPITPELLTDSLKNDLLMIRIGRVMICVFVAYLLPGMARAASKNYRTRLVALLLTISFQSVSEIYGMNARRNKEYLTNGKAAGSSFTLSTITVLGSIALLLLILSCATFASKSIHDLISQKIPLILKNPVVTDYGSWQSVEDKVLHSWIATRICNPEYIIARSELIAAAGVIVTVCIGASIAGWIMEGTTKHFRSRFDWLKYTTIGLQCLFILIGWAVVCWRWVTAVVYYGRRPSSWKSRKFRMEDFWTRHIVNQVDTDRTELVEKKVSTFKSTRKKIWLPRELLPALILLQVVVVLFSKACWFVSEMIFCNEYFMHWFILKQWKGIGTNEEYDKMEQLLDRIRMPGEKPDGLWVANRAAIRQARALIARGAANGKTCSALVSFIKTKTSHSRAGVRCLSPGNLAPISAILNPGEEFPELKYLSRIPLEAPLEVEKYFVFAGKRCWKMTAVCLLQIIANLAALSSGTGSPRRSKLLTEAVNAYSQAWELMDLVDESDPEVHILSKAADKVYRSLQADIKFRYTWNISPSPNLDTSSTNPLNDVIQSLAKQGKAKADAAKQGHDSVNWKDVAAGNCLYKLCMSVDCSGGDVKEMLEEAQSSLADVMECCLDMVADALVDNCRRWARRFHEKRVWISLYIAGKATAVMANLQRKPFKHRLTPRSLSIGAQDDTDDEDASTSLV, encoded by the exons atggATGATCCATCCTTTGAGTGGGGGAAGCTTGCAAGGCTGATAGGCTTATCAGTGGCCTTGATTGTGCTCATCACCCTGAGCTTTCTGGATGCAAGGAAGGCTTATAAGAAAAGGGAGCATTGGGTGCCCGGGAAGGCTCTGGTTCTGAGTGCCCTCACAATTCAGCTCATAACTCTATTCAATGGCCAAAGCACTTCGCTTCGAGATAGTGATTTCTCATCGTATGAAGGCCCCATCACCCCAGAGCTGTTGACCGATTCACTGAAAAATGACCTGCTAATGATACGAATCGGGAGAGTAATGATCTGCGTTTTTGTGGCGTATTTGCTGCCTGGAATGGCCCGTGCGGCATCAAAGAATTACAGGACCCGCCTAGTGGCACTTCTCTTAACAATTTCATTTCAGAGCGTTTCGGAGATCTATGGCATGAATGCGCGCAGGAACAAGGAGTACCTTACGAATGGCAAGGCCGCTGGTTCTTCGTTTACATTGTCTACCATCACCGTATTGGGCTCCATTGCTTTGCTTCTGCTCATCCTCAGCTGCGCCACTTTCGCTAGCAAAAGCATTCATGACCTCATTTCGCAGAAAATTCCTCTTATCCTCAAAAACCCAGTTGTAACAG ACTACGGTTCATGGCAGAGCGTGGAGGACAAAGTATTGCATTCATGGATTGCAACCCGCATTTGCAATCCAGAATACATCATTGCAAGATCAGAGTTAATAGCCGCGGCGGGAGTCATTGTGACGGTCTGCATTGGAGCTTCAATTGCAGGATGGATCATGGAAGGCACAACAAAGCATTTCAG GTCCAGGTTCGACTGGTTAAAATATACCACCATCGGTTTGCAGTGTCTATTTATTCTCATCGGCTGGGCGGTCGTATGCTGGAGATGGGTGACCGCTGTTGTATACTACGGTCGGCGGCCTTCAAGCTGGAAGAGTCGAAAATTCCGGATGGAAGATTTCTGGACCCGCCACATTGTAAATCAGGTGGACACCGACCGAACAGAACTGGTGGAAAAAAAGGTCTCTACCTTCAAATCCACCCGGAAAAAAATCTGGCTCCCCCGTGAGCTACTGCCGGCCTTGATACTGCTACAGGTGGTTGTAGTCCTATTCAGCAAGGCATGCTGGTTTGTCTCGGAGATGATCTTCTGCAACGAGTACTTTATGCACTGGTTCATACTGAAACAATGGAAAGGAATCGGAACAAACGAGGAATACGATAAAATGGAGCAACTTCTAGACAGAATTCGAATGCCTGGAGAGAAACCGGATGGACTATGGGTGGCCAATCGCGCTGCTATTCGCCAGGCGCGGGCCCTAATCGCCCGCGGTGCCGCCAATGGCAAGACCTGCTCGGCCCTAGTGTCTTTCATCAAGACCAAAACCTCGCACAGCCGCGCAGGCGTAAGGTGTCTCTCACCCGGCAATTTGGCCCCAATTTCAGCTATTTTAAATCCGGGTGAAGAATTTCCTGAACTCAAATACTTGTCCAGAATCCCACTTGAAGCTCCCCTGGAGGTGGAGAAGTACTTTGTGTTTGCAGGAAAACGGTGCTGGAAAATGACAGCGGTTTGTCTCCTCCAAATTATAGCTAACCTCGCAGCCCTGTCTTCAGGCACCGGCAGCCCGCGACGCTCGAAGCTCCTGACGGAGGCTGTGAATGCCTATTCACAGGCATGGGAATTGATGGACCTGGTGGACGAATCTGACCCAGAGGTTCATATCCTTTCAAAAGCCGCCGACAAAGTTTATCGCAGCTTGCAAGCGGACATTAAGTTCCGCTATACATGGAACATTTCTCCTTCCCCCAATTTAGACACAAGTTCAACCAACCCTCTGAACGATGTGATCCAGAGCCTGGCTAAACAAGGTAAGGCTAAGGCTGACGCCGCCAAACAGGGCCATGATTCTGTGAACTGGAAGGATGTGGCGGCCGGAAATTGTCTGTACAAGCTGTGCATGAGTGTCGACTGCAGCGGCGGTGATGTGAAGGAGATGTTGGAAGAGGCGCAAAGTAGCTTGGCGGATGTGATGGAGTGCTGTCTGGATATGGTAGCAGATGCCCTAGTAGACAATTGCAGGCGCTGGGCCAGGCGTTTTCATGAGAAAAGAGTGTGGATTTCCCTCTATATTGCAGGAAAAGCAACGGCGGTCATGGCGAATTTGCAGCGGAAACCATTCAAGCACAGGCTCACGCCGCGGTCCCTCAGCATTGGAGCGCAAGATGACACCGACGATGAGGATGCATCCACATCCCTTGTTTGa